In Theileria equi strain WA chromosome 3, complete sequence, the genomic window TCCAACTGGCCACATTACTTGAGCCCATCAAGGACAAGGTCAATCCAAAGTTTGAAGTACAGGTACTCGCCAAATTCATGGAGTACTGTGAAGGCTATAATATCTACTGGTATGACGAGGGAACATTTAGAAAGTATCTCTTTCTCTTCCGCAAGGACGTCATCCAGATGGAGAAGCATAACAGGGACCCCTctaaaaagtacaagaaaGGATACCACACCAGACTCGCGGAAGATGTGGCAGTAACTGAACaagagatgaagaaggTTGACTATGATGGTCTTGATCTGTCAAAGGATGCGAACATAACGCCAAATCCATTTGTCTTTGAGTTAAATCGCGAAAACCCCAACTCTATAATAGATTGGAGAGAAGGTGGATATGTGACCAAAATAGATGCTGATAGGCTGAGAAAATGCAATTCACCGTGGGTTTTGGCAGCCACTGCCATGTATAACGCCTTTTATACAATCAAGACTAGGCATAGGATAGTCTTTAGTGCACAGCAACCTTTGGATTGTGTTACTGACTTCGATAGGGGAGATTTAAAGAAAGCCATCGACTACTTTGTTAGAACGCCAATCTGCTTTGAAACCAGATATCCATTCACTGGAACAAAGGATCGCTGTcaagatgaaaaatgcaGGGGTGGACATATTGTAAAATCAATAGTAAAGGTTGACGCAGGAAAAGCTGAAGATCACCTCAAAAAGAATGGACCATTCTTGACTCTTTTCTATGCACCAGAAGGTCTTAGTGATAATTATGACGGTGGTCTCTACAAGGAAACCCTGGGAAATAACCAAAGATTCATAGCATTGGTAGTGGGATTTGGCACAGATCCCGAAACAAAAGAAAAGTACTGGATAGCACAGCCAGCCTGGAAGACAAAACCTGGTTGGGGCGAAGATGGTTACTTTAGAATTGATTATGAAATAGCGAAGGGGTCAAGGGGCATCTTTGAAAATGCATACGGATTATCCAGACACCAAGCGTAATGGACCCTTGAATAGCGAGAAGTACAAAGATGAATGGAGTAAAAATTTGTACTTGCCACTCCACAAATATTTTGGTCTCTATTTTCATTTTAATAATACCATACCCTTTACATTATAACATTTAAATCTTTTATTGCAGTTTGTGCACAAGAGTAGTTATAGATTTATTTAATTCACGTTAGACTGCTATACTATACAATTACAATTTTTACCCATGAAAATGATCAGTAACACCAATGATAGCTCCATTTGCCCATTTATAGTACACAAATGGTTTATATAGATACATTCCAGGCTAGAGCTTCACTGATATACCAGAGACACTCCAGTAATTCTGAGACGCTTGTAGATGGTCTTGATTTTGTTATTCTTATGGATGGTTAATTCCTCTTACCATAATCTGTCTCCCTTACTATCCGTACGCATGTCCTTCCAACAACAATTCTCTACTCTCCCTTGTGTACCTATTGGTTAAACGATTGCCAAGTTCCTCACGGTAGGTGCAGATTGGCAATCCCttgctcatcctccatattcATAGATAGTATGctcattcaaaactctgagatccatgagagttttcctatctactcctcatccattcattcatcctctctcaCAGCTAGCTCACCGAGTTATCCCATGGAGGACATTCTGCCATCTAGTCACCAGTGCCCTTTTCAGTAATCTTTCAACTAGACCGAGTAACCCCCTCTTACTGCCAGAGATTCTCCACAATGGCGATGAAAATTCCTCTCTACACAcccttctaggtacccctgtcTTTCTGGGCCTCTTTCCGGTCTTTTGTAGCCAATTCTCCATCTATTAGCGGGACACTTCCAAGGATATACTCTTGTGGTATTACCATACCACCGGTTGCATTATGGAAATTGTACATCCGTGGCCATCACGTTTTATTGCGACTGAGTAGAATCCCAACTTCGTGGGCTCCAAAAGCCATGATACTGCCCTCTCTacttttaatatttcaCTGTGATGGTAAAATCATCGTCTGGGCGCGCAAAATCGCCGCAAAGGGCGACAAAACCGGCAGATGGTGGGCCTACTACCCGAAGGAGTTCCAGACTCCTCTCCAAGTCGCCagttggtttgtttttcattcttAAATATTTATTTGTGTACTACAAAACGGCCATCAACTGGTAAATTGAGATAATTTGTCTTATCACCGTTCATTATATACAATTTACTCTTTACGCTAAAAAACCGCATATACACAATTCCATAGGATCTCCCACGCTAAGGCCGTCCAAGAGGAACTTGGAAAATCCAAATGACCGTTCTGATTCGACATTTCCGGctaaaggaagaagtgATAAGCAAAGGAGGGGAACGTCAAAGTCTCCAGTTATACGTGCAAAACAACAAGATGTCACTCCAGAAACAATCTCTCTAGATGTGTCTCTTCGGATTGTACCAGCAGATCCATCAGAAGGAGATATGGATCCAGGAAAACGGTATTTGGATGTACTGAGGGATAACCTAGAAACAACAGCTCTTACTAGTACATACAAGGCGGAAAATAACGGAGTCGGAGATAAAAAAATAGAAAAAAATTCACAGACCGCGGATATACCTGTGAATTGTCCATATTTGGGTACAATAAATCGCCACCTGCTAGACTttgattttgaaaaaatctGCTCCATTAGCCTTTCGAATAAGCACGTCTATGCCTGTCTGATTTGCGggaaatattttcaaggTAAGCCTCGTTTTATACACTAGAGATTGAATAGGAAGAGGGAAAAATACCCATTGCTATACACATGCACTGGAGGAAGGTCACTATTTATTCATGAACCTTGAGGATTGCACAGTTTACTGCTTGCCAGAAAATTACAGGGTTGATGATGCCTCATTAAATGATATAAAGGTGAGCTCTACTTTGCAAAATCTGTATACTCTACATGCGGATAATGCATAgaatataaacatttaGGACTTTTTAAAACCGAAATTCACAAAATCAGACGTGGAAAAGATTTCAAAGGAAGTGCTATACGGTAAAGCTTTAGATGGAACAGACTTTATTCCTGGATGTATTGGCCTAAATAACCTCAAAAACACGGATTTCTTTAATGTAATTATACAGGTTTGTTCCATCAATGTGGTAATAATATACTCTCACAAATAACCACTGGTAACCACCATTCAGATGTTTTGTTGTATCGTTCCATTGAGAAACAAATTGCTTCTGATGGATGTTGAACGTGTTCAACCACCGGATGCGGTTTTGAGTACTTTGGTCGAGTTGGTtagaaaaaattttaatccGCACAACTTCAAGGGGATTGTATCTCCTCATGAGTTTTTACAAGCCGTtggagtatcttcatctGGCTTGTACAAGATTGGCATCCAGGGAGATCCTGTGGCATTGTTATCATGGCTACTTAACAGGCTTCACGTTAGACTTCATAAGAAGCATACCAAAGGTACGTTGAATGTGATGTCGTTTGGATAGTTTGTATGTAAAAGTTTTGGGAAATTGGATTATTGTTGCAGATGGCTGACTACTCTGCACTGTATAGTCATATGGTCACATTTAGACTTTCTCATTGACTCTTTATACTCCAGTATACCATCCATACTCTACTACTAACGACTGTCTggatacttgttcatcttgttccgtggatagtctctctgacggtgagctagtgGTaagagggaggatgaatgaatggagagGGTGTTGAGTGAGGAAGTACTATTGGATGATGTAATAACGACTACTAAGGATCTAGTATAGTACTGGGATATCCTACCCATCCAATTTAGTATATAAATTTAGGAATGAGTCTAGATATATTTGATGACGGAGGATGAGCAAGGGGATTGACATCTCCAAGAAGTGTAATATAACTTgtctggaaaaggaagatgtgCTTATAGAGCGCGGGTTTATAGGTACCCTTTATGAATATGGCTATATCACTCATAAAGGTATAAATGAAGCCCCTATAGGTCCAATCAACTATGGAGGAAAACTTATCAAAACTGATAAGAAGAATCCCAAAGAAGCTACGATTTATTACCACGAAAAGTATGAGAACAATCCAGACAAAATTGAGAAGCCTCTTTTCTTAAGGGTCAATTATGGAGGAATGCGTCGCCTATATGAAAGTACAATCACTGAAAGTAGCATAGAGTGGAATGACATCACTTTTACTTGTAAGATTCAAATCCCAGTAAAAAATCCGACAAATTCTCAGCTTACGAAGAAGTTAAATGACAGAGCCTGTCAAATACGTccttatctccattctgtaGATATTTATCAGAACGGTGATGTTGAAAAAAAATACTCTTGTCCATGTGGTACGGCCAATGTCAGAGTTAATACTatcaaagataaaaatgatggatGTCAAAGGCTATACAAAGTACAAGTATTCTTACACCAGTGACAAAAAGTTTGTTAGATACGGAAATGTTAGTCTTgaatatggagatgatgGCTCTCTTACACTCGATGATATAACCGGGGATCTTTCTGCATATTACTGGGACCAAGATAAAGAGCATAGAAAGAAACCTCTACTTATGGAAGTAACTCTTGGAGGAGAGTTTAGAGGTATGAAAGCTTATTATAGTAATAAAGGGGAACAAAATAACGGAAAATGGAGATCAATAGTACCTAAACATCTTGATGTGGAAAATGGCTTGAGGTTTCCTCCTGATGAGCTAGAGGAACAGCTTCACGAGCTAAAGTGTCAACTTTTAAATCCAGTGGTCATAGATATTACTAAACCTATTGGAAGGTATAAGAATACATGCTACGAGGGTAAAAACTGCGGAAATGAGAGTTGTACTGAGAATGTAACGGTTGATGATTACCGCGATTCTCAATATGAAGAAATCGACTTGGAAAAATATACTGCTTGGAAACACACCTATAGAGGAAAGAACTTTACAATCGCAGGTTTCAAAACTGATCCTTCCGAAGGTAACACTCCATTAGGACTTACAATATTGGATGTTAAGGAGGTATTGGTCTTATTTGAAAAGTCTGAGAAAGGGCCCCCTGGAGCTACCAGTAAACCTCTTATAGCTTATATTAAGACTGGGAGTGGGAATATTTACGGGTGGTCCAAGAACTTTGATCAGAATGGCAAGTGGGCAGAAGAAAAGATACTCAAAGGTAAGGATCCAAAGCCTGCTAAACCATCTTTTCAGGTATAAAACTACATGCCAAAACCGAACAGGATGAAGAGAAAGAAGCCTATTTTGATGAGGGAGAGGACGGGGAAAAGGGTGAATCTGGTACTACTGGATCTGTTACTAAGGCGGCGGGAGAGAAAAAGGAAGCCAGTGATGTTAAACCTGCTGAATCTGATAGTGCTAATCATCTTGCCCCTGAACAAGCTAGCGGCGATGTTCCTATTTCTGGTGTTACTTCAAATGGAGCTGGAGAAGACAGTGTTCTAAAACTTGAAACTGCTGATCCTCCACCCAGTGTCAAGGAAGAGGTTATTCTCCACGTATAAATTCCTGCTAAACATGAACTTGTAACTCAATCtcaagaagaggaagatgatgataaagttATTCAACTTGATGGAactccttttcttccacCACCACCTGGTCCATTTGGTGGTTACACTCCCTTATCTGGACTAGAAGGTGCTACTAAATACTCACCTGGAGCACATGGAGGTACTGCTACTGTTCCTCTCGAATTTATGGGTGGTTCTAGATTAGGTCATGGAGAAGAAGGTGAACAATCTCTTATTATTACTACTTCGGGTGAAGGTACTCCTGGTGGAGCTGCTCCTCATCAAGCTGCTTCTGAAACTTCTGTTACTTGTAGATCTCCTGGTGACTGGACCCAAGGCCGCACTCCTGCTGCTCTATCCATCTCAGGCTCTTCTCCAGGCCCTAAACCTGGTAATGACTCGGGCTCTAATCCTGGTATAGCTATAGGAGTACCTATGGGCATTCTtggtacttctgccttggctcGTTTTGCgggatggaaactctatagTCgttataaaggagatcaAAGACGATAAAAACCAAGAGATTAGCGTAATCACAAGATCTGGTATAGATAAGGTAATCTCAGTTCACGCCTATTATTGGAAGCACGACAATATAGGCACGGGTTACCGTAGAGATTCATATGTAAATAGCTTGTTTTGTTACCTACTGGTAAAGCTATGAATACTTTCATTTACTCTGCAATGAGAACTCCTTGACCTCATACTGGACATACAAATCCGTTCTACATCATTGTGCTTATACATCCCATTAACAATAATTCTATAGAATCAATCGTaacaaaaacttttggGGGGGAAATAGTCATAAAGGTATTGGAGGAAGATAAATGGGTTAGCACTCACAAACAATTTCGGTAAGTTATTTAGTTTTTTCCACCAAAAACATTTAGAATGCTCATGCTCGAAGTTCCAGATGCTCCAATTTTCAAGGACTCCCATGAAAGAAATATCATTCCACAGgtttccatttttgatCTTTTAAAAAAGTACGATGGAAACACTGAATCTTACGTTTCTGGAAAGATACAAAAATACTCTATATGGAGGCTTCCAGAATATCTAATTTTAATCGTaaagagattcttcaagAATGAATACTTTGAGGAAAAGAATCCAACAATTGTAGCCTTTCCTATGAAGAATTTGGACCTTTCCGAATGTTAGTTTGCCTATTTTCTAGTCGTTCGACTTGTTTTCCCATTTCATGATTTAACTACAATTCTCCGTAGATGTTGATGAAGACTCTCCGGAAAAGGGCGAAAATGCTAGATATGATCTAGTTTGTAACATTTGCCACGAGGGAAAACCAAAGGATGGGAGTTTCAAGGTTTTTGTGTTTCATCCTCCCTCCTCAAATTGGTACCAGCTGGAAGACCTACTTGTCACACAGGTTCTTCCACAGTTTGTTGCGCAATCAGGTATGATATATAGCTGTATATGTTCATAGGGAGTTATATATGCAATAGCGAAGCGAGTACTAGATCACAGAGTTTAGGTGACTTTGACAATGGAGTCCCTGGTATGGACCCTGATTGAAGACAATAGGAGAATATGGAGGACATATTAATGCAATTGGATATTGTTTATAGCCGATAAGAAGCTGAACAGTATAGAAGAATGCTCCATACAAGGAAGAGGCATGGCATGCCAGTGTACTCCTCAGTCCTTCATTCTCATTATTCACCCCTACAACTTTCTCTCGCACTATTATTCATCGGAAGAAACATAATATGAGACTCATCATTCTAGTACACATTCTCGCCACCATTAAACTCTGCAGTGCCGGCTGGCCCCGGTGTTTGAGGTGTTGCCTCAAGGGtagtgaagatgatggagTACAAGATGCTTATACTCGCGGAGAACAAGGAGCTAGTGGATCAAGTGTCCCTCTGGAAGAACTACATGAAGAAATACATTCCTTTTTATCTGGGGAAGGTGATGTACCTCAACCTACCAGACCTCAACCAATTACCCGCGCTTTGGATCTTTCAAAACCAGATAAGACTGTAACATCTTTAGAGATACACAGGAAGGCTGGCGTAAAGTACAAAAACTACTACGAAAAGGTGGATTGTCAGATAACTTCAGTGGTTGATGGTAACCAGGAGCTTTGGGCTATTTCTGACCAAGAACAATACCTACTGGCGGAAATATACGAGAGGGGACGATCGACCCTCCTTCGCATAGATGTGATAAATCCTGATGAATATAAGCCGAAGCTgtttgaaaaggtagatggaaaatggaatGCTATTGgtattttggaatttttcAGAAAACTGGATGTTATGCGCAAGTCTGGACAGGCATCTGGGTCGATCTCTTCTAGGTCATCATATTTCAGTTCAATATTTCCTGGTTCAAGCACAGAATAATGGAGGATTTTTTACTCTTAGAGGGTCACAAAGGTGTGAAGGTTGGGGGATGTAAAGGGATCATGAATATTCCTTGACCTTTCTTCCAGAGGcagtccctcattctttgggGCATAGCAGTCGCAGCCTCAAGACCTACCATCGTGCCTATTCTCTAGGATGCTCCATTCTTGCCATATTATACACTCGTTTCGCTTATAGTAGCTCATGCTTATCCACCTCGGTAAACTCACTCCGCTAGTACTCGCGTAGCTACTTCAGCTGTACTTCATTCGCTTCATTTACATTACAGAATCATATATTCAAGTTTACCAAAAACAAGGCTTGTACAATACGATCATCCCAGAGACGGAGGATTTGGATATGTTCGCATAATATACACCTTAAAGCCTGTTACACTTTTCTATTACATGTGTAGATACTACCAATGACTGTATCTATGGGAAGTTGTTTGGATCCATAAAGATACCCATAGACGGTGTTCTCGTGACCATTATGTGTACTCATATTCTTCGGGGTTGATCAACACACCTTTTCGCCCTTGTACCCACTTTCTCAACTATCCGCTATTTCATTCACCATGTACTGAGTAAAATCACAATGAGTGATCCTGGTTGTGATAGTTTTGACCTTTACGAGGGACTTGACGA contains:
- a CDS encoding papain cysteine protease family protein (encoded by transcript BEWA_000590A), whose product is MVKILDRKDSIETVGGDDRDRICTKKVILISAAIVILLIIVITVPIVVSSNRSSSARIIYELLRKQPKTQTEFYEQVQALKKIREEELKPIMDITNKLKEELKNVKPDFLDGGSDECLAKGISKLCIKDWEVKYITYSELFQLATLLEPIKDKVNPKFEVQVLAKFMEYCEGYNIYWYDEGTFRKYLFLFRKDVIQMEKHNRDPSKKYKKGYHTRLAEDVAVTEQEMKKVDYDGLDLSKDANITPNPFVFELNRENPNSIIDWREGGYVTKIDADRLRKCNSPWVLAATAMYNAFYTIKTRHRIVFSAQQPLDCVTDFDRGDLKKAIDYFVRTPICFETRYPFTGTKDRCQDEKCRGGHIVKSIVKVDAGKAEDHLKKNGPFLTLFYAPEGLSDNYDGGLYKETLGNNQRFIALVVGFGTDPETKEKYWIAQPAWKTKPGWGEDGYFRIDYEIAKGSRGIFENAYGLSRHQA
- a CDS encoding ubiquitin carboxyl-terminal hydrolase, putative (encoded by transcript BEWA_000600A) codes for the protein MVKSSSGRAKSPQRATKPADGGPTTRRSSRLLSKSPVGSPTLRPSKRNLENPNDRSDSTFPAKGRSDKQRRGTSKSPVIRAKQQDVTPETISLDVSLRIVPADPSEGDMDPGKRYLDVLRDNLETTALTSTYKAENNGVGDKKIEKNSQTADIPVNCPYLGTINRHLLDFDFEKICSISLSNKHVYACLICGKYFQGRGKNTHCYTHALEEGHYLFMNLEDCTVYCLPENYRVDDASLNDIKDFLKPKFTKSDVEKISKEVLYGKALDGTDFIPGCIGLNNLKNTDFFNVIIQMFCCIVPLRNKLLLMDVERVQPPDAVLSTLVELVRKNFNPHNFKGIVSPHEFLQAVGVSSSGLYKIGIQGDPVALLSWLLNRLHVRLHKKHTKGTLNVMSFG
- a CDS encoding hypothetical protein (encoded by transcript BEWA_000610A) — its product is MMDVKGYTKYKYSYTSDKKFVRYGNVSLEYGDDGSLTLDDITGDLSAYYWDQDKEHRKKPLLMEVTLGGEFRGMKAYYSNKGEQNNGKWRSIVPKHLDVENGLRFPPDELEEQLHELKCQLLNPVVIDITKPIGRYKNTCYEGKNCGNESCTENVTVDDYRDSQYEEIDLEKYTAWKHTYRGKNFTIAGFKTDPSEGNTPLGLTILDVKEVLVLFEKSEKGPPGATSKPLIAYIKTGSGNIYGWSKNFDQNGKWAEEKILKGIKLHAKTEQDEEKEAYFDEGEDGEKGESGTTGSVTKAAGEKKEASDVKPAESDSANHLAPEQASGDVPISGVTSNGAGEDSVLKLETADPPPSVKEEVILHV
- a CDS encoding hypothetical protein (encoded by transcript BEWA_000620A), which gives rise to MGGSRLGHGEEGEQSLIITTSGEGTPGGAAPHQAASETSVTCRSPGDWTQGRTPAALSISGSSPGPKPGNDSGSNPGIAIGVPMGILVVIKEIKDDKNQEISVITRSGIDKARVTVEIHM
- a CDS encoding ubiquitin carboxyl-terminal hydrolase, putative (encoded by transcript BEWA_000630A), giving the protein MLMLEVPDAPIFKDSHERNIIPQVSIFDLLKKYDGNTESYVSGKIQKYSIWRLPEYLILIVKRFFKNEYFEEKNPTIVAFPMKNLDLSEYVDEDSPEKGENARYDLVCNICHEGKPKDGSFKVFVFHPPSSNWYQLEDLLVTQVLPQFVAQSGMIYSCICS
- a CDS encoding signal peptide-containing protein (encoded by transcript BEWA_000640A) is translated as MRLIILVHILATIKLCSAGWPRCLRCCLKGSEDDGVQDAYTRGEQGASGSSVPLEELHEEIHSFLSGEGDVPQPTRPQPITRALDLSKPDKTVTSLEIHRKAGVKYKNYYEKVDCQITSVVDGNQELWAISDQEQYLLAEIYERGRSTLLRIDVINPDEYKPKLFEKVDGKWNAIGILEFFRKLDVMRKSGQASGSISSRSSYFSSIFPGSSTE